In Gemmatimonadota bacterium, the genomic stretch ACGCGAGCAGAGTCTCATTTTTATCGCCGAGAAGTCGATGCGACCGTGATCGGGATGACGGCTTTGCCCGAAGCCAAGCTCGCGCGCGAAGCTGAAATGTGTTATGCGATGCTGGCTATGGGCACCGATTACGATTGCTGGCATGAAGCCGAAGAAGATGTGTCGGTCGAAGCCGTGGTCGCTGTGTTAAAAGCCAATGCCGAACACGCAAATCAAATTGTATGCACATTGGCTGCTCAATTGCCCAGAACATCGGATTGCGATTGTCTCAATGCCGCACAATTTGCGATTATCACATCGCCAGATGCTATTTCCAGCGCGGCAAAAGAACGTCTCAGTCTTTTATACGATAAGTACTGGGCGTGAGGAAGAAGCGAGCTTTTAATAACTTTTATGATCGACAATAGCTGGTACATACGCCCCAAAGGGTTGCGAGAACGCCATGCTGCGGGCGGTGTGGTGGTGCGTTGGGATGGCCATCAGGTATTGCTGGCTCTGGCTCGCGAGAGAGGGCATACCGACTATGTGTTGCCCAAAGGACACATTGAAGCGGGCGAAAAAATCGAATGTGCTGCCAGACGAGAGATCGAAGAAGAAGTGGGGATATCAAAACTGCAACTCGTGGAAAAACTCGGCACAAAAAAACGGCTTGATTTTCACAAGACAGAATGGAAAATAACACATTATTTTTTGTATTCGACCGAGCAAATTGATGCCGTGCCAACTGATACAACGCATCACGAAAGCATGTCGTGGGTACCGCTTGATCCACTCCCTGTGTTTTTCTGGCCGGAACAACGCGCGCTAATCGAAGAAAACGCGTGTCAAATTTGGGAAGCTGTGGATAGAAAGGAATAAAATGACAAACCGTGACCTGGAGTATTTCAAAAATCTTTTAGAAACCAAACGCACCTCTATCGTTAAAGATCTGGGCACATTGCAGAGCCATTCCATGCAGATCACCTCGGCAGAATCGTCGGGAGACCTGACGTATTCAGATCACATGCCCGATTTGGGCAATTCGACCATGGAACGCGAAAAGGCTTTTCTATTTGCAGCACGCGACGGTGCTTATCTGGACCAAATAGAAGCCGCTTTAACGCGCATCAAAAATCGCAAATTTGGCATGTGTCGAGCGTGTAAAATGCCCATCCCCAGAGAAAGACTGGAAGCGGTGCCGACCACGGAAGTTTGCGTCCCGTGTAAAGAAAAACAAAACAAATCGGCATGAGGTTTACTTGTGAAATTTTTGTGGATTACAGGCGTGGCATTAGTACTGGATCAACTCACCAAATGGTGGGTGTTGCAAACCATGACCCTGGGCGAATCTGTACCGGTATTGGGATCTTTTTTTAAATTAACCTATATTCACAACCCGGGTGCAGTATTCGGC encodes the following:
- a CDS encoding NUDIX domain-containing protein yields the protein MIDNSWYIRPKGLRERHAAGGVVVRWDGHQVLLALARERGHTDYVLPKGHIEAGEKIECAARREIEEEVGISKLQLVEKLGTKKRLDFHKTEWKITHYFLYSTEQIDAVPTDTTHHESMSWVPLDPLPVFFWPEQRALIEENACQIWEAVDRKE
- a CDS encoding TraR/DksA C4-type zinc finger protein; translated protein: MTNRDLEYFKNLLETKRTSIVKDLGTLQSHSMQITSAESSGDLTYSDHMPDLGNSTMEREKAFLFAARDGAYLDQIEAALTRIKNRKFGMCRACKMPIPRERLEAVPTTEVCVPCKEKQNKSA
- a CDS encoding signal peptidase II, encoding MALVLDQLTKWWVLQTMTLGESVPVLGSFFKLTYIHNPGAVFG